The following proteins come from a genomic window of Acetivibrio cellulolyticus CD2:
- the pfkB gene encoding 1-phosphofructokinase encodes MITTVVLNPAVDKIYFVDNFQAGSMFRVKETIRSAGGKGINVSRVITALGGDVLSIGFKGGHTGEWLVQQLKKLGAVTDFIEVDGESRTNNNIIDKVNGTETEVLETGPLVTDGALQELISVYDKALQNTKVVVCSGGLPAGVGNDIYKTLILKAKKHDIKVILDSSGEVLKHGIEAKPYMIKPNLRELGSLVNRELKDMSDILEACRDIQREGVEIVLASLGEKGAILVSKDGSFRAYVPHVEVANTIGCGDSMVAGIATALSQGLGMEEALRLGSACGANNAQYAEIGVVKREEVYKLIKEVRIESIT; translated from the coding sequence ATGATTACAACAGTAGTTTTAAATCCCGCTGTAGATAAGATTTACTTTGTAGATAATTTTCAGGCTGGCAGTATGTTCCGGGTAAAGGAGACAATAAGATCGGCAGGCGGCAAGGGTATAAACGTTTCACGCGTTATTACTGCATTAGGCGGAGATGTGCTATCCATTGGATTTAAAGGTGGTCATACAGGGGAATGGCTGGTTCAACAGTTGAAAAAACTTGGCGCTGTGACGGATTTTATTGAAGTTGATGGAGAATCCAGGACAAATAATAACATAATTGACAAAGTAAACGGAACAGAGACTGAAGTGCTGGAAACAGGGCCATTAGTGACGGATGGAGCTTTGCAAGAATTAATTTCAGTTTATGATAAAGCTCTTCAGAATACAAAGGTTGTGGTCTGTTCTGGAGGACTTCCGGCAGGCGTTGGCAACGATATATACAAGACACTTATTCTTAAAGCAAAAAAGCATGATATAAAAGTTATATTGGATTCTAGCGGGGAAGTTCTGAAGCATGGTATTGAGGCGAAACCTTATATGATAAAACCTAACTTAAGGGAACTTGGCAGCCTTGTAAATAGAGAGTTGAAGGATATGTCGGATATATTGGAGGCTTGCAGGGATATTCAAAGAGAAGGTGTAGAAATTGTTCTGGCTTCATTGGGGGAAAAGGGTGCCATATTGGTTTCAAAGGATGGATCTTTCAGGGCTTATGTGCCCCATGTTGAAGTCGCAAATACCATAGGATGCGGTGATTCAATGGTTGCAGGTATTGCAACAGCATTATCACAAGGTCTTGGAATGGAAGAAGCATTAAGGCTTGGTTCTGCTTGCGGAGCCAATAACGCGCAATATGCAGAAATTGGAGTAGTAAAAAGAGAAGAAGTGTATAAATTGATTAAAGAGGTACGAATAGAGTCAATTACTTAA